One region of Yersinia bercovieri ATCC 43970 genomic DNA includes:
- the bolA gene encoding transcriptional regulator BolA → MILIREQIEEKLKMAFEPDHLEVINESYRHNVPAGSESHFKIVIVSNKFQDQRFLSRHRAIYGALADELAGSVHALALHTYTLKEWAGLQDTVPDSPSCRGAGTLA, encoded by the coding sequence ATGATTTTGATTCGAGAACAAATTGAAGAAAAACTAAAAATGGCATTCGAACCGGATCATCTGGAGGTAATAAATGAAAGTTACCGCCACAATGTTCCAGCCGGTTCTGAAAGTCACTTTAAAATTGTGATCGTCAGCAATAAATTTCAAGATCAGCGCTTTCTGAGCCGCCATCGTGCGATTTATGGTGCGTTGGCTGATGAGCTGGCGGGCAGCGTTCATGCGCTGGCTTTGCACACTTATACATTAAAAGAGTGGGCTGGATTACAAGACACTGTACCGGATTCACCATCTTGTCGCGGAGCTGGGACATTAGCGTAA
- a CDS encoding lipoprotein: MLKKILFPLLAIFILAGCAASNNTLNVTPKVVLPPQDPTLMGITISINGADQRQDAALAKVNRDGQLVVLTPSRDLRFLLQEVLEKQMTARGYMIGTGAPVDLQIVVNQLFADVQEGNLRYNITTKADISITATAKNGNKQVKNYRASYNVQGAFTATNEKITDAVNTVLSDVIADMAQDTSVSSFIKQNAR, encoded by the coding sequence ATGCTAAAGAAAATTCTTTTCCCGCTGTTGGCTATTTTTATCCTGGCAGGTTGTGCTGCCAGCAACAACACCTTGAATGTCACGCCAAAAGTGGTATTGCCACCACAAGATCCTACCCTGATGGGGATTACTATCAGCATTAATGGTGCTGATCAGCGCCAAGATGCGGCACTGGCTAAAGTCAATCGCGATGGCCAATTGGTCGTGTTGACCCCATCCCGTGACCTGCGTTTCTTGTTACAAGAAGTGCTGGAAAAACAGATGACAGCTCGCGGTTATATGATTGGCACTGGTGCCCCGGTGGACTTACAAATCGTTGTAAACCAACTATTTGCTGATGTGCAGGAGGGTAATCTGCGCTATAACATCACCACCAAAGCGGATATTTCTATCACTGCAACTGCGAAAAATGGCAATAAGCAGGTTAAAAACTACCGTGCCAGTTACAACGTTCAGGGCGCATTTACTGCGACTAACGAAAAAATCACTGATGCCGTTAATACCGTGTTAAGCGATGTGATTGCAGATATGGCGCAAGACACCAGTGTCAGTAGCTTTATCAAACAAAATGCTCGCTAA
- the ampG gene encoding muropeptide MFS transporter AmpG, with protein sequence MSNRYSNLFTQRNSLILLLLGFASGLPLALTGGTLQAWMTVENVDLKTIGIFSLVGQAYVFKFLWSPLMDRYTPSFLGRRRGWLLISQLLLIVAIIAMGFMEPAKHLWWLAAIAVLVAFCSASQDIVFDAYKTDLLTAEERGTGAAVSVLGYRLAMLVSGGLALWIADRYLGWQSTYWLMAGLMLIGVFATLFAPEPDIRIAPPKTLEEAIVAPLRDFFGRNNAWLILLLIVLYKMGDAFAASLSTTFLIRGVGFDAGEVGLVNKTLGLIATIIGALYGGILMQRLSLFRALMIFGILQAISNVGYWLLSITDKNIFSMGSAIFLENLCGGMGTAAFVALLMTLCNKSFSATQFALLSALSAVGRVYVGPIAGWFVETHGWPLFYLFSIAAAIPGLLLLYICRHTLEHTQKTDEFMPRTAFKTAYRWALRFLTIGCVLLAAWLILLISNSLNWTAAPEIADTLLLRGIQLSVVGMVLGGLLDYLALRREKLA encoded by the coding sequence ATGTCCAATCGCTATTCAAACCTTTTTACCCAACGTAATTCGCTTATTCTTCTGTTGTTGGGGTTTGCTTCGGGCCTCCCTTTAGCCCTTACTGGTGGTACTCTGCAAGCATGGATGACGGTTGAAAACGTCGATCTGAAAACCATTGGTATTTTCTCCCTGGTTGGCCAGGCTTACGTCTTTAAGTTCCTCTGGTCCCCATTAATGGACCGCTATACCCCTTCATTTCTTGGCCGCCGACGTGGCTGGTTGTTAATTAGCCAACTATTACTCATCGTTGCTATTATCGCCATGGGCTTTATGGAGCCGGCTAAGCATTTATGGTGGCTGGCGGCTATCGCGGTATTGGTCGCATTCTGTTCTGCATCGCAAGATATTGTTTTTGATGCTTATAAGACCGACTTACTCACAGCCGAAGAGCGCGGTACCGGGGCGGCAGTCTCAGTGCTGGGCTACCGTCTGGCGATGTTGGTCTCTGGCGGGCTGGCACTGTGGATAGCCGATCGCTACCTTGGCTGGCAATCCACTTACTGGTTAATGGCTGGATTGATGTTAATTGGGGTATTCGCCACCCTATTTGCCCCAGAGCCTGACATCCGCATTGCACCACCGAAAACATTGGAAGAGGCGATTGTTGCCCCATTACGTGATTTTTTTGGCCGCAACAATGCGTGGCTGATTCTGTTACTGATCGTGTTATACAAAATGGGTGATGCTTTTGCCGCTAGCCTGAGCACCACCTTCTTAATCCGTGGCGTCGGGTTCGACGCTGGTGAAGTGGGGCTGGTCAATAAAACATTAGGATTGATTGCCACCATTATTGGTGCGCTCTATGGCGGCATTTTGATGCAGCGGTTGAGTTTATTCCGGGCATTGATGATTTTCGGTATTTTACAAGCGATTTCCAATGTGGGTTACTGGCTGTTATCCATTACTGACAAGAATATATTCTCCATGGGCAGCGCTATATTTCTGGAGAATCTCTGCGGGGGTATGGGTACTGCGGCGTTTGTCGCACTGTTAATGACCCTCTGTAACAAGTCTTTCTCCGCCACGCAATTTGCCTTGTTATCTGCACTATCCGCAGTCGGTCGCGTTTATGTCGGCCCGATTGCGGGTTGGTTTGTCGAAACACACGGTTGGCCGTTGTTCTACCTATTTTCCATTGCTGCAGCCATTCCCGGCTTATTACTGCTTTATATCTGCCGTCACACGCTGGAACATACCCAGAAAACCGATGAATTTATGCCCCGAACCGCATTTAAAACCGCTTACCGTTGGGCATTACGCTTCTTAACTATTGGCTGTGTTTTGTTAGCCGCATGGCTGATCTTGCTGATAAGCAACTCACTAAACTGGACCGCAGCACCAGAAATAGCCGATACCTTGCTACTGCGCGGCATCCAACTCAGCGTGGTCGGTATGGTTCTGGGGGGGTTATTGGATTATCTGGCACTCAGGCGGGAAAAACTAGCGTAA
- the clpP gene encoding ATP-dependent Clp endopeptidase proteolytic subunit ClpP: protein MSYSGERDQFAPNMALVPMVVEQTSRGERSYDIFSRLLKERIIFLTGQVEDHMANLITAQMLFLEAENPEKDIFLYINSPGGVITAGMSIYDTMQFIKPDVSTICMGQACSMGAFLLTAGAKGKRFCLPNSRVMIHQPLGGFQGQATDIEIHAREILKVKSRMNELMALHTGKSLEEIERDTERDRFLSAEEAVGYGLVDSVFTRRD, encoded by the coding sequence ATGTCATACAGTGGCGAACGAGATCAATTTGCACCTAACATGGCTCTGGTGCCAATGGTGGTTGAGCAGACTTCACGTGGAGAGCGTTCTTACGATATCTTCTCCCGTCTGCTAAAAGAGCGCATTATTTTCCTGACCGGCCAGGTTGAAGACCATATGGCCAACCTGATTACGGCACAGATGCTGTTTCTGGAAGCAGAGAATCCAGAAAAAGACATCTTCCTGTACATCAACTCACCAGGTGGGGTCATTACGGCCGGGATGTCAATTTATGACACCATGCAATTCATTAAGCCTGATGTCAGCACTATCTGTATGGGCCAGGCGTGTTCAATGGGTGCATTCCTGTTGACGGCGGGCGCTAAAGGTAAACGTTTCTGCTTGCCGAATTCACGGGTAATGATTCACCAACCGTTGGGCGGTTTCCAGGGCCAGGCCACAGATATTGAAATTCATGCAAGAGAGATTTTAAAAGTGAAATCGCGCATGAATGAACTGATGGCGCTTCACACGGGAAAATCTCTTGAAGAAATAGAGAGAGACACTGAGCGCGACCGTTTCTTGTCAGCTGAAGAGGCTGTAGGATATGGATTAGTTGATTCCGTGTTCACCCGTCGTGACTAA
- the tig gene encoding trigger factor, producing MQVSVETTQGLGRRVTITVAADSIEKAVKSELVKAAKSVRIDGFRKGHVPMNIVEQRYGASVRQDVLGDLMQRNFVDAIIKEKINPAGAPNYVPGEYKQGEDFTYSVEFEVYPEVELKDLESIEVEKPVVEVNDADVDTMLETLRKQQATWKETDAAATAEDRATLDFTGSIDGEEFEGGKASDFVLAMGQGRMIPGFEEGVIGHKAGEEFTIDVNFPEDYHAENLKGKSAKFDIVLKKVEVRELPELTEEFIKRFGVADGSVAGLRAEVRKNMERELKGAVRNRVKTQAIDGLVSANEIDVPAALVEGEIDVLRRQAAQRFGGNEKQAAELPRELFEEQAKRRVVVGLLLGEVISQHELKADESRVKELIEEMASAYEDPQEVIEFYSKNKELMNNMRSVALEEQAVETLLAKAKVTEKPTTFSELMNQTTTA from the coding sequence ATGCAAGTTTCTGTTGAAACCACTCAAGGCCTTGGCCGCCGTGTAACAATTACTGTTGCTGCTGACAGCATTGAGAAAGCAGTAAAAAGTGAATTAGTGAAAGCCGCTAAAAGTGTTCGTATCGACGGTTTCCGTAAAGGCCATGTGCCGATGAACATCGTTGAACAACGCTACGGCGCATCTGTTCGCCAGGATGTTCTGGGCGACCTGATGCAACGCAATTTCGTTGACGCGATCATTAAAGAAAAAATCAACCCAGCTGGCGCACCAAACTATGTGCCGGGTGAATACAAGCAGGGTGAAGATTTTACTTATTCTGTTGAGTTTGAAGTGTACCCAGAAGTTGAGCTGAAAGATCTGGAAAGCATTGAAGTAGAAAAGCCAGTTGTTGAAGTAAACGACGCTGACGTTGATACCATGCTGGAAACTCTGCGTAAGCAACAAGCAACCTGGAAAGAAACTGACGCTGCAGCAACTGCTGAAGATCGCGCAACTCTGGATTTCACCGGTTCTATCGACGGTGAAGAGTTTGAAGGCGGAAAAGCGTCTGATTTCGTACTGGCAATGGGGCAGGGCCGCATGATCCCAGGCTTCGAAGAGGGTGTTATCGGCCATAAAGCCGGTGAAGAGTTCACCATCGACGTAAACTTCCCAGAAGATTACCACGCAGAAAACCTGAAAGGTAAATCAGCTAAATTTGACATCGTGTTGAAGAAAGTTGAAGTGCGTGAGTTGCCAGAATTGACTGAAGAGTTCATCAAACGTTTCGGCGTTGCTGATGGTTCAGTTGCCGGTCTGCGTGCTGAAGTGCGTAAAAACATGGAACGTGAGCTGAAAGGCGCAGTACGTAACCGTGTTAAAACTCAGGCCATCGACGGTCTGGTTAGCGCTAACGAAATCGACGTTCCTGCTGCACTGGTTGAAGGCGAAATTGATGTTCTGCGCCGTCAGGCGGCACAGCGTTTCGGTGGCAACGAGAAGCAAGCTGCTGAATTGCCACGTGAACTGTTCGAAGAGCAAGCTAAGCGTCGCGTCGTTGTTGGTTTGCTGCTGGGCGAAGTTATCAGCCAGCACGAGCTGAAAGCTGATGAAAGCCGCGTTAAAGAATTGATCGAAGAGATGGCTTCTGCGTACGAAGATCCACAAGAAGTTATTGAGTTCTACAGCAAAAATAAAGAGCTGATGAACAATATGCGTAGCGTTGCTCTGGAAGAACAAGCGGTAGAAACTCTGCTGGCTAAAGCCAAAGTAACTGAAAAACCAACTACCTTTAGTGAACTGATGAATCAGACCACGACTGCGTAA